CTCGCCGCCCTGCACGGTGTCGGCCCGATCGCGCTCGACCGGCTCGAGGCGGCGCTGGCACAGCTGGGCCTGTCGTTCGCCTGAGGAGCCTGAGCAGCGGCGGCGGCGGGACCGCGTGACGTCCGGGACGTCATACGAAGCGGTCGCCCGGACGGCCCCTTCGCATGACGTCCGGCGACCCACCTCCGTGGCGGCCGGCGGACGTCATGCGAAGCGCGCGTGATGGCGCTCGATTCGTATGACGTCCCGGCGACACCACGGGCAGGGGCGCCGGCCGCTGGTCACCCCCGCGACGGTCCGGCCTCGACACAGGCGCCGACCGGCGCGGCCGGACCGGCCGGGTGGTCGTCGAGCGCGCCCGTCGCCCGGGACCGGCCGAGGTTCCACTCCAGCCAGTTGTCGCCGCCGGTCTCCCGTCCGCCGAGCGCGCAACGGCGCTCGTCGCCGGTGAGCTCGGTGAGCACCGGGACCGCGTCGTCGGAGAGCCCGGCGAGGTAGGTCCAGTCCACACGACCGGTCTCGGCGTACCGGTCGAGGTTGTGGCGGGCGATCCACGCGTCGGGGTTGGCGAGGGCCAGGCCGAGGAGGGCGACGGCCCCGCTGACCAGGGCGAAGCGCGGCAGCCAGCCGGAGCGCAGCGCCACACCGCTCACCAGCACCGCGAGCACGAGCAGCCCGAGCCAGCCCTCGAAGACGTCGACGAGCAGTCGCAGCCGGGTGAAGCCGTAGGCCTCCTGGTAGACCTGCATCCGGTGCAGCGCCGACGCCACGACCACCAGCGTCTCGACGCACAGCACGCCGAGGGCGAGCCGCAGCCAGAGCCGGTCGGACGCGGTCTCGCGCGACGCCTTGCGCCCGGCCGCCCAGATGACGAGCAGGGTCAGCGCGGTCGCGATGGTCAGCTGGGCGAAGCCCTCGTGGACGTACTCCGCATAGGTGAGTCCCGTCGTACGACGGAGGTAGTCGTGCCCGCCGAAGGCCACGGTCGCCTGCGCCGCGAAGAAGACCGCGAACACCCCGACGACGAAGCCGACCGGGACGAGCCACTCGTAGCGGCGCGCCACCGCACTGGTGCGGGAGCCCTCGCCGTCGACGCGCGGCGGGTTGAGCGCGAGGTACGCCGCCGCGAGGACCGTGCCCGCGACCGCGACGGAGACGAACGCCCGCAGCGCGAAGGTCTCGCGGGCCAGGTCGGGGACGACCGCGTCGAACCACTCCGCCACGAGCGCGTCGGCCGAGGCGAAGAGCGCACCGAAGACGACCAGGCCGCCGAGCGACCAGAGCGCCGTGCGCACCATCGCCATGCCGTGGCCCAGGCCGGGGAGCGCGGTCAGGGTGCGGCCCAGCCAGGGCAGGCCGCGCAGGCCGGCGAGCGGCCACATCAGCCCGGCGACGAGGAAGCCGCCGAGGCTGCGGCCGCGCGTCACGCCGCACACGCACAGCGCCGCACCGGCCAGCAGGCAGGGCACCACGATCCACTCCGCGTCGCGCAGCAGCGTCGTACCGGCGAGCAGGACGCAGAGGCCCGCGCACGCCAGCGTGAACGGGTCGCGCCGGTCCCGGCTCGCGGCCAGTACGACGCCGCCGGCGGCGAGGAGGACGAGGAAGGTGCCCAGGCCGAGGGCGCGGTCGGGCAGCAGCATCCCGCCCAGCACCCCGACGCCGAGGGCCCCGGCCAGGAGGCCGACCCGGGCGGGCACGTCGTCGGGCCAGAAGCCGACGAGCAGGTCGTCGGCGACCGGCGGGGCCGCCGCCGGGGCGGGGACGGGTGCGGGGACGACGGGCGGGGGTGCGGGCACGGCCTGCTCCTGGCTGCGTTCGGAGGTGGGGGGACGGGACGAAGGACGGGGCGAGGGCTCGAGGGGCAGGTCGACGACGACCCGTGCTCCCCCGGCTCCCGGGCCGGGATCGGCGAAGCCGATGGCACCGCCGTGCAGGTCGCTCACCCAGCGGGCGATGGCCAGGCCGAGGCCGGTCCCACCCCCGCCGGACGTGTCGCCGAGGGTGCCGAAGGGCTCGAAGACCCGCTCGCGGTCGGCCGGGTCGACGCCCGGCCCCGCGTCGCGGACCTCCACCCGGTAGCGGTCACCGCGGCGGGTCACGTCGATGGCGACCGTGCCGCCGGCCGGGCTGTGCCGGGAGGCGTTGTCGAGGAGGTTGGCGACCAGCTGGTGCAGCCGGGCGGGGTCGGCGGTGACCACCAGCGCCGGGGGCTCGACGCGGACGTCGTACCGGACGTCGCGCCCCGACGTGCGGGCCTCCGCGACCGCGGCGTCGATCAGCCCGGCCACGGCCACCGGCCGCGGAGCGAGCGGCGCCTTCCCGGCGTCGACCCGCGCCAGGTCGAGCAGGTCGTCGACGAGTCCGCTCATCCGCTCGGCCTGGGCGAGCGCCGTCCCGAGGGCCGCGGGGTCCTGCGGCGCGACCCCGTCGACGACGTTCTCCAGCACGGCTCGCAGGCCGGCGAGCGGGGTGCGCAGCTCGTGGCTGACGTTGGCGACCAGCTCACGGCGCTGCCGGTCCACCCCGGCCAGGTCGCGCGCCATCGTGTTGAAGGCGCGGGCGAGCTGGCCGACCTCGTCGCGCGACGTCTCGGCGATCCGGACGTCGTAGTCACCCCGCGCCATCTGCCGGGCGGCGCGCGTCATCTGGCGCAGCGGCGAGGTCATCCCCACCGCGAGCAGCTGGGTCAGCGCGAGCGCGAGGCCGATGGTGACCGGGATCCCCAGCCAGACCGGCACTCCTCCCGCGTTGCCCAGCGAGGCGACGACCGCCGCGACCGTCGAGCTGATGGCCACCAGCAGGCCGAGCTTGACCTTCAGCGAGGCGACCCGCGCCAGGGGCTCACTGCTCACGGTGCGGTCCCCGGCGCGTCCGTCTCGAGCGCGTAGCCCACGCCGTGGGCCGTGCGTACGACGCCCGGGCCGACCTTCGCGCGCAGCCCCTTCACGTGGCTGTCGACCGTGCGGGTGCCGGTCGCGCCGTCCCAGCCCCACACCTCGGCGAGCAGCTTCTCGCGGGTCACCACGGCACCGGGGGCGGCGGCGAGGCAGACCAGCAGGTCGAGCTCGGTCGGCGTCAGGTGCACCTCGGTCTCACCCCGCCAGACCCGCCGGGCCGGGACGTCGACCCGCAGGTCGCCGACCTGCAGCACTTCGCCGCGCGCGAGCGCCGCGGCCCGGTCGACACGGCGCAGCAGCGCGGAGACCCGGGCGACCAGCTCGCGCATCCGGAACGGCTTGATCAGGTAGTCGTCCGCGCCGACGCCGAGCCCGACGAGCAGGTCGGACTCCTCGGCGCGCGCCGTCAGCATCAGCACGGGCACCGGCCGGTCGACCTGGATCCGCCGGCAGACCTCGTGTCCGTCGAAGCCGGGCAGCATCACGTCGAGGACGACCGCGTCGGGGCGGTGCTCCGCGCACGCCGCGACCGCGCCCGGTCCGTCCCAGGCGCGCGCGAC
Above is a genomic segment from Nocardioides aromaticivorans containing:
- a CDS encoding DUF4153 domain-containing protein — its product is MSSEPLARVASLKVKLGLLVAISSTVAAVVASLGNAGGVPVWLGIPVTIGLALALTQLLAVGMTSPLRQMTRAARQMARGDYDVRIAETSRDEVGQLARAFNTMARDLAGVDRQRRELVANVSHELRTPLAGLRAVLENVVDGVAPQDPAALGTALAQAERMSGLVDDLLDLARVDAGKAPLAPRPVAVAGLIDAAVAEARTSGRDVRYDVRVEPPALVVTADPARLHQLVANLLDNASRHSPAGGTVAIDVTRRGDRYRVEVRDAGPGVDPADRERVFEPFGTLGDTSGGGGTGLGLAIARWVSDLHGGAIGFADPGPGAGGARVVVDLPLEPSPRPSSRPPTSERSQEQAVPAPPPVVPAPVPAPAAAPPVADDLLVGFWPDDVPARVGLLAGALGVGVLGGMLLPDRALGLGTFLVLLAAGGVVLAASRDRRDPFTLACAGLCVLLAGTTLLRDAEWIVVPCLLAGAALCVCGVTRGRSLGGFLVAGLMWPLAGLRGLPWLGRTLTALPGLGHGMAMVRTALWSLGGLVVFGALFASADALVAEWFDAVVPDLARETFALRAFVSVAVAGTVLAAAYLALNPPRVDGEGSRTSAVARRYEWLVPVGFVVGVFAVFFAAQATVAFGGHDYLRRTTGLTYAEYVHEGFAQLTIATALTLLVIWAAGRKASRETASDRLWLRLALGVLCVETLVVVASALHRMQVYQEAYGFTRLRLLVDVFEGWLGLLVLAVLVSGVALRSGWLPRFALVSGAVALLGLALANPDAWIARHNLDRYAETGRVDWTYLAGLSDDAVPVLTELTGDERRCALGGRETGGDNWLEWNLGRSRATGALDDHPAGPAAPVGACVEAGPSRG
- a CDS encoding response regulator transcription factor, which produces MSNGPLAGARRRLLVVEDDPVINQAVSDRFVAEGYDVARAWDGPGAVAACAEHRPDAVVLDVMLPGFDGHEVCRRIQVDRPVPVLMLTARAEESDLLVGLGVGADDYLIKPFRMRELVARVSALLRRVDRAAALARGEVLQVGDLRVDVPARRVWRGETEVHLTPTELDLLVCLAAAPGAVVTREKLLAEVWGWDGATGTRTVDSHVKGLRAKVGPGVVRTAHGVGYALETDAPGTAP